Genomic window (Acidobacteriota bacterium):
GCCGGGCTCGTCCAGAGCAAGCTCAGGAGCAGCCAGGTCCTGCGGGTCGAAAAGAACGAGTACGGCAACGCCGATCTCCGGGCCTACCTCGAGGCCGCCGGGGCGGCCGCGCCGGGGCTCCCGGCCGAGTCCCTGAGCCGGCTCTTCGACCGGTTCGTCGACGAGGCGATCCTGCTCGAAGCCGCCCGGCAGCGCGGCGTCTCCCTGAGCGAAGACGAAAAGAAGGAATACCTGGCCAAGCTGGCCATGGGCGTCCTGCCCGAGGCGGGGGCCGGGACGCGGGAGCCGGCGCCGGCCGGGCGCGCCTTCGACCGGCTCCTGATCGAGAAATACACCTACCTCGTCGTGCGCGACGTCCGGGTCGACCCGGCCGAGGTCCACGACTACTACGAGCAGCACAAGAAGGACTTCCTCCACCAGGGACGGGTCCAGGTCTCGCAGATCCTCGTCGACACCGAGCAGAAGGCGGTCTCGATCGTCCGGCGGCTCGAGGGGACGGGGGAGGACG
Coding sequences:
- a CDS encoding peptidyl-prolyl cis-trans isomerase, whose translation is MCAYGRSGRSWWSQGGRPVFQVLAALGVLAILALFACGRDKGRSAVSKVAGLVQSKLRSSQVLRVEKNEYGNADLRAYLEAAGAAAPGLPAESLSRLFDRFVDEAILLEAARQRGVSLSEDEKKEYLAKLAMGVLPEAGAGTREPAPAGRAFDRLLIEKYTYLVVRDVRVDPAEVHDYYEQHKKDFLHQGRVQVSQILVDTEQKAVSIVRRLEGTGEDEFRRIARAESLGPEAARGGVMGVFAQGDLPADMEKVIFALDEGRTSQVVESSYGFHVFRLDKKYPPALQAEAEAATEIQQRIMAQKMKDALAAHLAGLKETLSWETHPENLFFKYQRSDE